One Pieris napi chromosome Z, ilPieNapi1.2, whole genome shotgun sequence DNA window includes the following coding sequences:
- the LOC125062593 gene encoding uncharacterized protein LOC125062593: MSNKILVLLACVITLSSLVIAGGHGGGHKKVIIHVPLFVKHHHHKHTIVKHVHHKSGGGGGDDHYEVLGYTYGEPKPAPHFGGGHGWHAAEESQVHDSPVSFSGNDHGLYSLTDQNEY, translated from the exons GTGCTACTTGCGTGTGTAATCACGCTATCATCGTTGGTCATCGCTGGCGGACACGGCGGTGGTCACAAGAAAGTAATCATACACGTCCCTTTGTTCGTGAAACATCATCATCATAAGCACACAATTGTGAAGCACGTTCATCATAAAAGCGGCGGCGGTGGTGGTGATGATCACTACGAGGTCTTGGGATACACTTATGGTGAACCGAAGCCAGCACCTCATTTTGGAGGAG GTCACGGTTGGCACGCAGCGGAAGAAAGTCAAGTACATGACAGTCCTGTTAGTTTCTCCGGCAATGACCACGGTTTATACTCCCTCACAGACCAAAACGAGTATTGA